The proteins below come from a single Streptomyces tubercidicus genomic window:
- a CDS encoding NAD-binding protein produces MVVCGDDALAHRLAAELRDVYGERVTLVVPSAREPHRPRIPPPARALVRAGALLGRVSAAMVRPSPLPSEAPGDGAEPPEETVRILEAAQPDDAALTEANIAGAGALALVYDDDELNIHAALRARRLNPRLRLVIRLYNRKLGQHLEELLDQAAAVAALGSGDGGDAEGADASTTVLSDADTVAPALAGAAVAGTSKVIEADGLLLRAVERTPVPPGRPGEPGVCTLALLPASAGEPAGATGAATVSAAGDEGPVLLPDETATAAATGCGTVVLETVSYTGRPVRRRWLRGRGAPLASLFSRRLRWSLAGVVGAVLALAVASSLTLGEDPTHAVYLSLLDLFAINDPALDEPAPRKVLQLLSGLTGLLLLPVLVAAAFEGLGTFRSASALRRPPRGLSGHVVLLGLGKVGTRVLARLHEMGIPVVCIEGDPEARGIALARRLRVPTVLGDVTQEGVLEAAMIERAATLLALTSEDTTNLEASLYARSVHPRLRVTLRLFDDRFATAVYRTLRAAHPGALTRSRSVTYLAAPAFAGAMMGREILGAIPVERRVLLIARFAVRGHAALEGRTVAEVLRPGRLRVLAVDTSAPDDPEPDAAGAAATPPPAEERTPARLVHELGDDYVLRPQDRVLLVATRQGLGDLHARNRGTAAGAGTGRDDRAGQV; encoded by the coding sequence ATGGTGGTCTGCGGCGACGATGCGCTGGCCCACCGTCTGGCCGCCGAACTCCGGGACGTCTACGGCGAACGGGTGACGCTCGTCGTCCCCTCCGCCCGGGAGCCGCACCGCCCCCGTATTCCGCCACCGGCCCGCGCGCTCGTCCGGGCCGGTGCGCTGCTGGGCCGGGTGTCGGCGGCGATGGTGCGCCCGTCGCCGCTGCCGTCCGAGGCGCCCGGGGACGGTGCGGAGCCACCGGAGGAGACCGTACGGATCCTGGAGGCGGCGCAGCCGGACGACGCGGCGCTGACCGAGGCCAATATCGCGGGGGCGGGCGCGCTGGCCCTGGTCTACGACGACGATGAGCTCAATATCCATGCCGCGCTGCGCGCCCGCCGGCTCAACCCCCGGCTGCGGCTGGTCATCCGCCTCTACAACCGCAAACTCGGCCAGCATCTGGAGGAGTTGCTGGACCAGGCGGCCGCGGTCGCGGCCCTGGGCTCCGGGGACGGCGGGGACGCGGAGGGCGCCGACGCGTCCACGACGGTGCTGTCCGACGCCGACACCGTGGCCCCCGCGCTGGCGGGCGCCGCGGTCGCCGGCACCAGCAAGGTCATCGAGGCGGACGGGCTGCTGCTGCGGGCGGTGGAGCGTACGCCGGTGCCGCCCGGCCGGCCCGGCGAGCCCGGGGTGTGCACCCTGGCGCTGCTCCCCGCGTCCGCCGGCGAGCCGGCGGGCGCGACCGGTGCGGCGACCGTTTCGGCGGCCGGTGACGAGGGGCCCGTACTCCTGCCGGACGAGACCGCGACCGCGGCCGCCACCGGCTGCGGCACCGTCGTCCTGGAGACCGTCTCCTATACGGGCCGCCCAGTACGGCGCCGATGGCTCCGCGGCCGGGGCGCACCGCTCGCGTCCCTCTTCTCCCGGCGGCTGCGCTGGTCCCTGGCCGGGGTCGTCGGCGCGGTGCTGGCGCTGGCCGTGGCGTCCTCCCTGACCCTGGGCGAGGACCCGACGCACGCCGTCTACCTCTCGCTGCTGGACCTCTTCGCGATCAACGATCCGGCGCTCGACGAACCGGCGCCCCGCAAGGTGCTCCAGCTGCTGTCCGGGCTGACCGGGCTGTTGCTGCTGCCGGTGCTGGTCGCGGCGGCGTTCGAGGGGCTCGGCACCTTCCGCAGCGCCTCGGCCCTGCGTCGTCCGCCGCGCGGGCTGTCGGGCCATGTGGTGCTGCTGGGCCTCGGCAAGGTCGGCACCCGGGTCCTGGCGCGGCTGCACGAGATGGGCATCCCCGTGGTGTGCATCGAGGGGGACCCGGAGGCCCGGGGGATCGCCCTGGCCCGCCGGCTGCGGGTGCCGACCGTTCTGGGGGACGTCACCCAGGAAGGCGTCCTGGAAGCCGCGATGATCGAGCGGGCGGCCACGCTGCTCGCCCTGACCAGCGAGGACACCACGAATCTGGAGGCCTCCCTCTATGCCCGCTCGGTCCATCCCCGGCTGCGGGTGACCCTGCGGCTGTTCGACGACCGCTTCGCCACCGCCGTCTACCGCACCCTGCGCGCCGCGCACCCAGGGGCGCTGACCCGCAGCCGGAGCGTGACCTACCTGGCCGCGCCCGCGTTCGCCGGCGCCATGATGGGACGCGAGATCCTCGGGGCCATTCCGGTCGAGCGCCGGGTGCTGCTGATCGCCCGGTTCGCGGTACGGGGCCATGCCGCGCTGGAGGGCCGTACGGTCGCCGAGGTGCTGCGGCCGGGGCGGCTGCGGGTGCTGGCGGTCGACACCTCCGCCCCCGACGACCCGGAGCCGGACGCCGCGGGCGCCGCCGCCACGCCGCCGCCGGCCGAGGAGCGCACACCGGCGCGGCTGGTGCACGAGCTCGGCGACGACTATGTCCTCCGCCCGCAGGACCGGGTGCTGCTGGTCGCCACCCGGCAGGGGCTGGGCGATCTGCACGCCCGGAACCGGGGCACGGCGGCGGGTGCGGGGACCGGCAGGGATGACCGCGCCGGCCAGGTGTGA
- a CDS encoding DEAD/DEAH box helicase — translation MQAQPRGTDPVDRLDPVVLHHIVNTLGWPDLRPLQKAAVHPLMDGEDAILLAPTAGGKTEAATFPLLSAMRQKHWNGTSVLYLAPLKALLNNLVHRVDSYAQWLGRRAVLWHGDTPESVRRRIRTESPDFLLTTPESLEAMLISVKTDHTHMLGRVRAVVVDEVHAFAGDDRGWHLLAVLERLERLAGHRIQRIGLSATVGNPDTLLTWLQGASPADRPGRVVAPGLTLPATTDATSATELPRPTGEVELDYVGSLANAAKVISALHWGEKRLVFCDSRKQVEELGAALRARDVTVFLSHASLSTDERARSEQAFAEARDCVIVSTSTLELGIDVGDLDRVIQIDSPSTVASFLQRIGRTGRRTGTSRNCLFLTTRFDTLLQAAGLLTLWARGWVEPFTPPPSPRHLVAQQLLALTLQEHRIGDRLWPEQWNGLTPFDRSAAPLLSHLVAGGFLDSDGGMLFIGPEAEKRFGRRHFMELTASFTAPPEFTVLAGRTEIGTTDPAVLTEERQGPRRLLLAGRSWQVTFIDWARRRAFVEPVEDGGIAKWQGSEARGLSYALTRAMRDVLLGTDPVVRLTRRAIAALTELRMDRAPHEVHPAGALLIRDADAARWWTWAGYRANATLAASLGNLADPVQRPTDTHVRLRQDLAPADWKAARAELPDSLTLPSVDPRAVRGLKFSVALPPRIATTTLAERLADLDGALAAAREPVRVEWNA, via the coding sequence GTGCAGGCGCAGCCGCGGGGCACCGATCCGGTGGACCGCCTCGACCCGGTAGTCCTGCACCACATCGTCAACACGCTCGGGTGGCCCGATCTGCGCCCCCTGCAGAAGGCCGCCGTGCATCCGCTGATGGACGGCGAGGACGCGATCCTTCTCGCGCCGACGGCAGGCGGGAAGACGGAGGCCGCCACCTTCCCGCTGTTGTCCGCAATGCGACAGAAGCACTGGAACGGCACCTCCGTCCTCTACCTGGCCCCGCTCAAGGCGCTTCTGAACAACCTGGTGCACCGGGTCGACAGCTACGCCCAGTGGCTGGGACGCCGAGCCGTCCTCTGGCATGGCGACACCCCCGAGTCCGTACGCCGCCGCATCCGCACCGAGTCCCCCGACTTCCTGCTCACCACGCCCGAGTCCCTCGAAGCGATGCTTATCAGCGTCAAGACCGACCACACGCACATGCTGGGCCGGGTGCGTGCCGTCGTCGTCGACGAGGTGCACGCCTTCGCCGGGGACGACCGCGGCTGGCACCTGCTCGCCGTACTCGAACGCCTGGAGCGGCTGGCCGGCCACCGCATCCAGCGCATCGGGCTCTCCGCCACCGTCGGCAACCCCGACACCCTGCTTACCTGGCTCCAGGGTGCAAGCCCCGCCGACCGCCCCGGCCGGGTCGTCGCCCCCGGCCTCACCCTGCCCGCCACTACAGATGCCACCAGCGCCACCGAACTCCCGCGCCCCACAGGCGAAGTGGAGCTCGACTACGTCGGTTCGCTCGCCAACGCCGCCAAAGTGATCTCCGCCCTGCACTGGGGCGAAAAGCGGCTCGTCTTCTGCGACTCCCGCAAGCAGGTGGAAGAACTCGGTGCGGCCCTGCGCGCCCGCGACGTCACCGTGTTCCTCTCCCACGCCTCGCTCTCCACCGATGAACGCGCCCGATCCGAGCAAGCCTTCGCCGAAGCCCGCGACTGCGTCATCGTCTCCACCTCCACTCTCGAACTCGGCATCGACGTGGGCGACCTCGACCGCGTCATCCAGATCGACTCACCCAGCACCGTGGCCTCCTTCCTGCAGCGCATCGGCCGGACCGGACGCCGCACCGGCACCTCCCGTAACTGCCTGTTCCTCACCACTCGGTTCGACACTCTGCTCCAAGCCGCCGGCCTGCTCACCCTGTGGGCCCGCGGCTGGGTGGAACCCTTCACCCCGCCACCCTCACCCCGCCACCTCGTGGCACAGCAACTCCTCGCCCTCACCCTGCAGGAACACCGCATCGGCGACCGGCTGTGGCCCGAGCAGTGGAACGGCCTCACGCCCTTCGACCGGTCTGCCGCGCCCCTCCTGTCCCACTTGGTCGCCGGCGGCTTCCTCGACAGCGACGGTGGCATGTTGTTCATCGGCCCCGAAGCCGAGAAACGCTTCGGCCGCCGGCACTTCATGGAGCTGACCGCCTCCTTCACCGCGCCCCCGGAATTCACCGTGCTCGCTGGACGTACCGAGATCGGCACCACCGACCCCGCCGTCCTCACCGAGGAACGCCAGGGCCCGCGTCGCCTGCTCCTGGCCGGACGCAGCTGGCAGGTCACGTTCATCGACTGGGCCCGACGTCGCGCCTTCGTCGAACCCGTCGAGGACGGTGGCATCGCCAAATGGCAGGGTAGCGAAGCCCGCGGCCTGTCGTACGCCCTCACCCGCGCCATGCGCGACGTTCTCCTCGGCACCGACCCCGTCGTCCGCCTCACTCGCCGTGCCATCGCGGCCCTCACCGAACTCCGTATGGACCGCGCACCCCACGAAGTGCACCCTGCGGGTGCCCTGTTGATCCGCGACGCGGACGCCGCCCGCTGGTGGACCTGGGCCGGATACCGCGCCAACGCCACACTCGCCGCTTCCCTGGGCAACCTCGCCGACCCTGTGCAGCGCCCTACCGACACCCACGTCCGACTTCGTCAGGACCTCGCCCCCGCGGACTGGAAAGCCGCCCGCGCCGAACTCCCTGACTCCCTCACCCTGCCCAGCGTCGACCCGCGCGCCGTCCGTGGCCTGAAGTTCTCGGTGGCCCTCCCTCCCCGCATCGCCACTACCACCCTTGCCGAACGCCTCGCTGACCTCGACGGCGCCCTGGCAGCGGCCCGCGAGCCCGTGCGGGTGGAATGGAACGCCTGA
- the brxD gene encoding BREX system ATP-binding protein BrxD, protein MNAFGSSASGTVSSVGVVRRRAVVDALRRGAVPESGLDLLATGLGRFERAVDEELDTVAAGGSVFKAVRGEYGSGKTFFTRWLGERAKRRTFAVAEVQVSETETPLHKLETVYRRLTERLATASFPPSALRPVADAWFYALEEDALADGAGEGELPEAVDRLLTARLAEVSRHAPAFATALRGYKQSLDTGDEATAAAVMSWLGGQPHVAAAARRSAGVRGDLDHFGAFGFLQGLLTVLRDSGHAGLVLVLDEVETLQRVRSDARDKALNALRQLIDEVHSGRFPGLYLVITGTPAFYDGQQGVQRLAPLAQRLATDFSTDPRFDNPRAVQIRLPGFTEESLTSLGATIRDLYAEGSQSPDRIKQVTDDAYLIDLARAVGGALGGKVGVAPRLYLKKLVGDVLDRVDQFPDFDPRTHYKLTVGSGDLTATERNFAAPSPAASADDLDLDL, encoded by the coding sequence GTGAACGCGTTTGGATCTTCAGCATCCGGGACCGTCTCCTCGGTCGGTGTCGTGCGACGGCGCGCCGTGGTGGACGCGCTGCGGCGCGGCGCAGTCCCCGAGAGCGGCCTCGACCTGCTCGCCACCGGACTCGGCCGCTTCGAGCGGGCAGTTGACGAAGAACTGGACACCGTCGCCGCCGGCGGATCGGTGTTCAAGGCCGTGCGCGGTGAGTACGGCTCCGGAAAGACCTTCTTCACCCGCTGGCTCGGCGAGCGCGCCAAACGGCGCACCTTCGCCGTGGCCGAGGTGCAGGTGTCGGAGACCGAGACCCCACTACACAAGCTGGAGACTGTCTACCGGCGACTCACCGAACGTCTGGCCACTGCGAGTTTCCCTCCCAGTGCCCTGCGGCCAGTCGCCGACGCCTGGTTCTACGCGCTGGAGGAGGACGCACTCGCCGACGGCGCGGGCGAGGGCGAGCTGCCGGAGGCCGTGGATCGACTGCTCACCGCCCGCCTTGCCGAGGTGTCTCGGCACGCCCCCGCTTTCGCCACCGCCCTGCGCGGATACAAGCAGTCCCTGGACACCGGAGACGAAGCCACCGCCGCTGCGGTGATGTCATGGCTCGGCGGCCAGCCGCACGTCGCCGCAGCCGCCCGACGCAGCGCAGGTGTCCGTGGCGACCTCGACCACTTCGGTGCCTTCGGCTTCCTTCAGGGCCTGCTCACCGTGCTCCGGGACTCCGGGCACGCCGGACTCGTCCTCGTCCTGGACGAAGTGGAGACCTTGCAACGGGTCCGCTCCGACGCCCGCGACAAGGCACTCAACGCGCTGCGGCAGCTCATCGACGAGGTCCACTCCGGCCGCTTCCCCGGTCTGTACCTCGTCATCACCGGCACGCCCGCCTTCTACGACGGACAGCAGGGCGTACAGCGACTCGCACCGCTCGCCCAGCGCCTCGCCACCGACTTCAGCACCGACCCTCGCTTCGACAATCCCCGGGCCGTCCAGATCCGGCTGCCCGGATTCACCGAGGAATCCCTCACCAGCCTCGGCGCCACCATCCGCGACCTGTACGCCGAAGGCTCCCAGTCCCCCGACCGGATCAAGCAGGTCACCGATGACGCCTACCTCATCGACCTGGCACGGGCCGTGGGCGGGGCCCTCGGCGGAAAGGTCGGAGTAGCACCCCGGCTGTACCTGAAGAAGCTGGTCGGAGACGTACTCGACCGGGTCGACCAGTTCCCCGACTTCGACCCGCGCACGCATTACAAGCTGACCGTGGGTAGCGGTGACCTCACAGCCACCGAACGGAACTTCGCCGCGCCCTCGCCGGCCGCCTCAGCGGACGACCTCGACCTCGACCTCTGA
- a CDS encoding phosphotransferase: MNGIDGRVPPDAREITAGQANRVWSVDGPTRPYILKHYGDPARAGNEAAVLRLLAMHHAPGPQLLSASRGCTPPWTAQATVHAGPVPVDRFLEELAEPLTAVHSVPGTHVGRSSAPDNTTAGLTTSTTVCACT, from the coding sequence ATGAACGGCATAGACGGACGCGTCCCGCCCGATGCCCGCGAGATCACCGCCGGCCAGGCCAACCGCGTCTGGTCAGTGGACGGACCGACGAGGCCGTACATCCTCAAGCACTACGGCGACCCAGCCCGCGCCGGAAATGAAGCCGCAGTCCTCCGCCTCCTGGCCATGCACCACGCCCCAGGTCCTCAACTGCTCTCCGCGTCCCGGGGCTGTACCCCTCCGTGGACCGCGCAGGCTACGGTCCACGCGGGGCCTGTGCCTGTCGATCGTTTCCTGGAAGAACTTGCCGAACCACTGACCGCCGTCCACAGCGTCCCGGGCACCCACGTCGGCCGCTCGTCGGCGCCCGACAACACCACAGCCGGGCTGACTACCTCCACGACCGTCTGCGCATGTACGTGA
- a CDS encoding APC family permease, producing MSKLTDVPKRILIGRALRSDKLGETLLPKRIALPVFASDPLSSVAYAPGEVLLVLSVAGVSAYSFSPWIAVAVVVLMFTVVASYRQNVHAYPSGGGDYEVANTNLGPKAGLTVASALLVDYVLTVAVSISSGVENLGSAIPFVVEHKTLCAIGIIVLLTLMNLRGVKESGKLFAIPTYVFVAGVFIMIVWGVIRGVVLGDTMKAPTADFTIHAEQGGLAGFALIFLMLRAFSSGCAALTGVEAISNGVPAFRKPKSKNAATTLALMGGLAVTMFCGIIGLAMATNVRMAESPAKDLLHNGEPVGAGYTQNPVISQVAEAVFGKGSFLFVVLAAATALVLFLAANTAYNGFPLLGSILAQDRYLPRQLHTRGDRLAFSNGIVLLAGAAMVLVYLYGADSTRLIQLYIVGVFVSFTLSQTGMVRHWNRHLVTEKDPAKRRRMHRSRAINAFGAFFTGLVLVVVLLTKFTHGAWVALLGMVIFFVTMSAIRRHYDRVADEIAAEETPDDDVVRPSRVHSLVLVSKVHKPTLRALNYAKLMRSDSLEAVSVDVDQADTKALREEWERRGIEVPLKVLASPYREITRPIIDYVKSLRRESPRDAVSVYIPEYVVGHWYEHLLHNQSALRLKGRLLFTPGVMVTSVPWQLDSSEAAKQRARKRAEWNAPGAVRRGPVAQPKKEKAATKK from the coding sequence GTGTCCAAACTGACCGACGTGCCCAAACGGATCTTGATCGGGCGCGCACTGCGCAGCGACAAGCTCGGGGAGACCCTGCTTCCCAAGCGCATCGCACTCCCCGTCTTCGCCTCCGACCCGCTGTCCTCCGTGGCCTATGCGCCGGGCGAGGTGCTGCTCGTCCTGTCCGTCGCGGGTGTGTCTGCGTACAGCTTCAGTCCCTGGATCGCGGTCGCGGTCGTGGTGCTGATGTTCACCGTCGTCGCGTCGTACCGGCAGAACGTGCACGCCTACCCGAGCGGTGGCGGTGACTACGAGGTCGCCAACACCAACCTCGGCCCCAAGGCCGGTCTCACCGTCGCCAGCGCGCTGCTCGTCGACTATGTGCTGACCGTCGCGGTCTCCATCTCCTCCGGGGTGGAGAACCTGGGCTCCGCGATCCCGTTCGTCGTCGAGCACAAGACCCTGTGCGCGATCGGCATCATCGTGCTGCTGACGCTGATGAATCTGCGTGGCGTCAAGGAATCGGGCAAGCTCTTCGCGATCCCGACCTATGTGTTCGTGGCCGGCGTCTTCATCATGATCGTCTGGGGTGTGATCCGCGGCGTCGTCCTGGGCGACACCATGAAGGCCCCCACGGCCGACTTCACCATCCACGCCGAACAGGGCGGCCTGGCCGGCTTCGCGCTGATCTTCCTGATGCTGCGCGCCTTCTCCTCCGGCTGTGCCGCGCTCACCGGCGTCGAGGCGATCTCCAACGGTGTGCCGGCCTTCCGCAAGCCGAAGTCCAAGAACGCCGCGACCACCCTGGCCCTGATGGGCGGCCTGGCCGTCACCATGTTCTGCGGCATCATCGGCCTGGCCATGGCCACCAACGTCAGGATGGCCGAGAGCCCCGCCAAGGACCTGCTGCACAACGGCGAGCCGGTCGGCGCAGGCTACACCCAGAACCCGGTCATCTCGCAGGTCGCCGAGGCGGTCTTCGGCAAGGGCAGCTTCCTCTTCGTGGTGCTCGCCGCGGCCACCGCGCTGGTGCTGTTCCTGGCCGCCAACACCGCCTACAACGGCTTCCCGCTGCTCGGCTCGATCCTCGCCCAGGACCGCTACCTGCCGCGCCAGCTGCACACCCGCGGCGACCGCCTGGCGTTCTCCAACGGCATCGTCCTGCTGGCCGGCGCCGCCATGGTCCTCGTCTACCTCTACGGCGCGGACTCCACCCGCCTCATCCAGCTCTATATCGTCGGCGTCTTCGTCTCCTTCACGCTCAGCCAGACCGGCATGGTCCGTCACTGGAACCGCCATCTGGTCACCGAGAAGGACCCGGCCAAGCGCCGCCGTATGCACCGCTCACGCGCCATCAACGCCTTCGGTGCCTTCTTCACCGGCCTGGTGCTCGTCGTCGTCCTCCTGACGAAGTTCACCCACGGCGCCTGGGTCGCGCTGCTCGGCATGGTCATCTTCTTCGTGACGATGTCCGCGATCCGCCGCCACTACGACCGGGTCGCCGACGAGATCGCCGCCGAGGAGACCCCCGACGATGATGTGGTCCGCCCCTCCCGGGTGCACTCCCTCGTCCTGGTCTCCAAGGTGCACAAGCCCACCCTGCGCGCCCTGAACTACGCCAAGCTGATGCGCTCCGACAGCCTCGAAGCGGTCAGCGTGGACGTGGACCAGGCCGACACCAAGGCCCTGCGCGAGGAGTGGGAGCGGCGCGGCATCGAGGTGCCGCTGAAGGTCCTGGCCTCCCCGTACCGCGAGATCACCCGGCCGATCATCGACTACGTCAAGTCGCTCCGCCGGGAGAGCCCGCGCGACGCGGTCTCCGTCTACATCCCCGAATACGTCGTCGGCCACTGGTACGAACACCTCCTCCACAACCAGTCCGCACTGCGTCTCAAGGGACGCCTGCTCTTCACCCCCGGCGTCATGGTCACCTCCGTGCCCTGGCAGCTGGACTCCTCCGAGGCCGCCAAGCAGCGCGCCCGCAAGCGCGCCGAATGGAACGCTCCGGGTGCGGTCCGCCGCGGCCCGGTCGCCCAGCCGAAGAAGGAAAAGGCCGCCACCAAGAAGTAG
- a CDS encoding class I SAM-dependent RNA methyltransferase, with translation MQAEPKKSLVGEEYEVEVGPVAHGGHCIARTDEGQVLFVRHALPGERVIARVTDGEEGARFLRADAVTILEASKDRVEAPCPFSGPGRCGGCDWQHAKPGAQRRLKGEVVAEQLMRLAGLTPEAAGWDGTVEPAPGDKVAKGEVPAWRTRVQYAVDADGHAGLRKHRSHDIEPVTHCMIAAPGVSELGIEQREWPQMATVEAIAATGSHDRQVILTPRPGGRLPIVELDKPVSVLRIGEKDGGVHRVHGRPFVRERAADRTWRVGNGGFWQIHPKAADLLVEAVMQGLMPKKGDMALDLYCGVGLFAGALAERVGDKGAVLGIESGKRAVDDARHNLQDLDRVRIEHGKVDQILPRTGITDVDLIVLDPPRAGAGKTTVTHLTSLTPRRIAYVACDPAALARDLKYFAELGYRPRRMRAFDLFPMTHHVECVVILERADKGA, from the coding sequence ATGCAGGCAGAACCCAAGAAATCGCTGGTCGGCGAGGAGTACGAGGTCGAGGTCGGCCCGGTCGCACACGGTGGTCACTGCATCGCCCGCACCGACGAGGGCCAGGTCCTCTTCGTCCGGCATGCGCTGCCCGGCGAGCGCGTCATCGCCCGTGTCACCGACGGCGAGGAGGGCGCCCGCTTCCTGCGCGCCGACGCCGTCACGATTCTGGAGGCGTCCAAGGACCGGGTCGAGGCTCCGTGCCCCTTCTCCGGCCCCGGCCGCTGCGGCGGCTGCGACTGGCAGCACGCCAAGCCCGGTGCCCAGCGCCGTCTCAAGGGGGAGGTGGTGGCCGAGCAGCTGATGCGGCTGGCCGGGCTGACCCCCGAGGCGGCCGGCTGGGACGGCACCGTCGAGCCCGCCCCCGGAGACAAGGTCGCCAAGGGCGAGGTACCGGCCTGGCGCACCCGCGTCCAGTACGCGGTCGACGCCGACGGCCACGCGGGCCTGCGCAAGCACCGCTCCCACGACATCGAGCCGGTCACCCACTGCATGATCGCCGCCCCGGGCGTCTCCGAACTCGGCATCGAGCAGCGCGAATGGCCGCAGATGGCCACCGTCGAGGCGATCGCCGCCACCGGCTCCCACGACCGCCAGGTCATCCTCACCCCGCGCCCCGGCGGCCGCCTCCCCATCGTCGAACTCGACAAGCCCGTCTCCGTCCTCCGTATCGGCGAGAAGGACGGCGGCGTCCACCGCGTCCACGGCCGCCCCTTCGTCCGCGAACGGGCCGCCGACCGCACCTGGCGGGTCGGCAACGGCGGCTTCTGGCAGATCCACCCGAAGGCCGCCGACCTCCTTGTCGAGGCCGTCATGCAGGGCCTGATGCCGAAGAAGGGCGATATGGCCCTCGACCTCTACTGCGGCGTCGGCCTCTTCGCCGGCGCCCTCGCGGAACGTGTCGGCGACAAGGGCGCGGTCCTCGGCATCGAATCCGGCAAGCGCGCCGTCGACGACGCCCGCCACAACCTCCAGGACCTGGACCGCGTCCGCATCGAACACGGCAAGGTCGACCAGATCCTCCCCCGCACCGGCATCACCGACGTCGACCTCATCGTCCTCGACCCACCCCGCGCCGGCGCCGGCAAAACCACCGTCACCCACCTCACCTCCCTCACCCCCCGCCGCATCGCCTACGTAGCCTGCGACCCGGCGGCCCTGGCCCGCGACCTCAAGTACTTCGCAGAACTGGGGTACCGGCCGCGGCGGATGCGGGCGTTTGATTTGTTTCCCATGACGCATCATGTGGAGTGCGTCGTCATTCTGGAGCGGGCGGATAAGGGCGCCTGA
- a CDS encoding potassium channel family protein: MHIVIMGCGRVGSALARTLESQGHTIAVVDQDPTAFRRLGSSFGGRRVTGVGFDQDTLREAGIEEAGAFASVSSGDNSNIIAARVAREMFGVENVAARIYDPRRAEVYQRLGIPTVATVRWTADQMLRRLLPSGAEPLWRDPSGGVQLAEVHTAASWVGHKISTLQEETGVRVAFLTRLGEAMLPTSQTVLQEGDLVHVMMRTDEVEKVEAAFATGPEGAHA, encoded by the coding sequence ATGCACATCGTCATCATGGGATGCGGACGGGTGGGCTCCGCGCTCGCACGGACCCTGGAGAGCCAGGGTCACACCATCGCGGTGGTCGACCAGGACCCGACCGCGTTCCGCCGCCTGGGCTCGTCCTTCGGCGGCCGCCGGGTCACCGGCGTCGGCTTCGACCAGGACACCCTGCGCGAGGCCGGCATCGAGGAGGCAGGCGCCTTCGCGTCCGTCTCCAGCGGTGACAACTCGAACATCATCGCCGCCCGGGTGGCCCGTGAGATGTTCGGTGTCGAGAACGTCGCCGCCCGTATTTACGACCCCCGCCGCGCCGAGGTCTACCAGCGCCTGGGCATCCCGACCGTCGCGACCGTCCGCTGGACGGCCGACCAGATGCTGCGCCGGCTGCTGCCGTCGGGCGCCGAGCCGCTGTGGCGCGACCCGAGCGGCGGCGTCCAGCTCGCCGAGGTGCACACCGCCGCCTCCTGGGTGGGGCACAAGATCAGCACGCTCCAGGAGGAGACCGGCGTCCGCGTCGCCTTCCTCACCCGGCTGGGCGAGGCGATGCTGCCGACCTCGCAGACGGTGCTGCAGGAAGGCGATCTGGTGCACGTGATGATGCGCACCGACGAGGTCGAGAAGGTCGAGGCGGCATTCGCCACGGGTCCTGAGGGGGCGCACGCATGA
- a CDS encoding potassium channel family protein produces the protein MRVAIAGAGAVGRSIAGELLENGHEILLIDKAPTAISVERVPLAEWLLADACEITSLDEAALQRCNVVIAATGDDKVNLVVSLLAKTEYGVPRVVARVNNPKNEWLFNESWGVDVAVSTPRLMSALVEEAVSVGDLVRLLRFSHGDANLVELTLPPEAALAGTRVGDVDWPEDTSLVTIIRGTRVLTPNKEDALEAGDELLFVAAQSREEQLEDLLSMRRESA, from the coding sequence ATGAGGGTCGCAATCGCGGGCGCGGGCGCGGTGGGCCGTTCCATCGCGGGCGAGCTGCTGGAAAACGGGCACGAGATCCTGCTCATCGACAAGGCGCCGACCGCCATCTCGGTCGAGCGGGTGCCGCTGGCGGAGTGGCTGCTGGCCGACGCCTGCGAGATCACCTCGCTCGACGAGGCGGCGCTGCAGCGCTGCAATGTCGTGATCGCGGCGACCGGCGACGACAAGGTCAACCTGGTCGTCTCGCTGCTCGCCAAGACCGAGTACGGCGTGCCGCGGGTGGTCGCCCGGGTCAACAACCCGAAGAACGAGTGGCTGTTCAACGAGTCCTGGGGCGTCGATGTCGCGGTCTCCACACCGCGTCTGATGTCGGCGCTGGTCGAGGAGGCGGTGAGCGTCGGCGATCTCGTACGGCTGCTGCGCTTCAGCCACGGTGACGCCAACCTCGTCGAGTTGACGCTGCCCCCGGAGGCCGCGCTGGCCGGTACCCGGGTCGGCGACGTCGACTGGCCCGAGGACACCTCCCTGGTCACGATCATCCGCGGTACGCGGGTGCTCACGCCCAACAAGGAGGACGCGCTGGAGGCCGGCGACGAGCTGCTGTTCGTGGCGGCGCAGTCGCGCGAGGAGCAGTTGGAGGACCTGCTGTCGATGCGGCGCGAGTCCGCGTAG